CCCACCCGGCGTGTGCCCGGGGTGGTGCGGATTGCGCGTCGGCCCGGGCGAGAAGTAGCCGAACTCGGTCGTGACCGTCTTGCCCTGGATCACCGCGCCCAGATCGCGAAAACGATTGACACAGGGCGCATCCGACGCAGCCGGCGACGACGACGTGACGGGTGAACCGGCACGGGTCGGGAGGCCCTCGACGTCGATGAGGTCCTTGACCCCGAGCGAGACGCCTCGCAGGGGCCGGCGACCCGGTATCCCATCCTGCCGGCGTGCCTCGTCGACGACGGCCGGGGACAGCTCGACCCACGCGCGCAGATCGGTGTCGGTGCCGAGGATCTTCTCACGGACCTGTTCCGCGAGAATTTCCGCCGACACCACCTTCTCGTGGACCGCGGTCGCCTGCTCACTGATGGGCTGTTTCCAGTAGGCCGAGCTCACCGTTCCTCCTTCATGTGCTGGGACCAGTCTGCCCTGTCGCGCATCGCGGCGACAGTAAAGATTTCCCTCGTATCCCCGTAGGGACGGGTGGCCATAACGTCGTTGCCAGCCCCCGACAGCCCGGCGTCTTCGCACCCGCCAGTCCAAGGAAATCCAATGAGCCTCAGAGAACCCGCGGTGACGACGCCGTCGTCGCCGACCGCCCCCGATCGACGAATCGACTTCGGCCGCATGTCGAGACGGGCCTGGATCGTCACCGGCATGCTCGTGCTGTTCCAGATCATCGCCTTCGCCGACAAAGCGGTGCTCGGCTTGGTCTCGGCCGACGCGATGCCCGAACTCGGATTGACCGCAACCGAATTCGGATTCATCGGCAGTGCCTTCTTCTTCCTGTACGCGATCGTCTCGGTCGTCACCGGGTTCCTTGCGTCGAAGATCTCGGTGAAGTGGATCCTGTTCGCGATGGGCGTCACCTGGGCGGTGCTGCAATTCCCGATGCTGCTCGGCGGCGGCGCCGCCATCCTGCTGGTGACGCGGATCATCCTCGGCGGCGCCGAGGGTCCCGCGACCGCCATGTCGCTCACCTCCGCGCACACCTGGTTCTCGCCCACCCGTCGTGCGCTGCCGTCGAACCTGATCGCCGCCGGCTCCACGCTGGGCCCTGTCTTCGCGGCGCCGCTGCTGGCCTGGGTCATCGCCGTGTGGGGTTGGCGCTGGGCGTTCGGTGTTCTCGGCATCATCGGCCTGGTGTGGGTGATCGCCTGGTGGGCGATCGGCGCGGACGGTCCCTACCGTCCCAAGAAGGCCTCGTCGCCGGACGACCCGGCACTCGACACCGACGAGACGGTTGCCGATGCGAAGGAGGTCGCGACCTCCGCGGTCGACGAGCAGAAGCCGGTCAAGATCTGGCGTGCGCTGCTGAGCCTGGCGTTCATCTCCGCCGTGATCGGCGGGGCGTCGAACTTCTGGGTGCAGGGCTTCCTGACAACCTGGCTGCCCCAGTACCTGGGCACCGTGGTCGGGCTGTCACTCGGTGAGGTCGGTGCGGTGACCACCGTGCCGTGGGTGGTCG
The genomic region above belongs to Gordonia hongkongensis and contains:
- a CDS encoding MFS transporter, translating into MSLREPAVTTPSSPTAPDRRIDFGRMSRRAWIVTGMLVLFQIIAFADKAVLGLVSADAMPELGLTATEFGFIGSAFFFLYAIVSVVTGFLASKISVKWILFAMGVTWAVLQFPMLLGGGAAILLVTRIILGGAEGPATAMSLTSAHTWFSPTRRALPSNLIAAGSTLGPVFAAPLLAWVIAVWGWRWAFGVLGIIGLVWVIAWWAIGADGPYRPKKASSPDDPALDTDETVADAKEVATSAVDEQKPVKIWRALLSLAFISAVIGGASNFWVQGFLTTWLPQYLGTVVGLSLGEVGAVTTVPWVVGALVLLGLGALGHRMLHRGSSAHRAIAVPFGCAAVLAGLCFIAIQASSGVTAVALLCLAGGCSLAFPMTATAIGYAVGARQRPILMATLGGVASFGAVISPILVGWLMTDAGYVSPPKGEKPSAEMADNMAAGVHQAFTITGIVLLVGGALCIAFLRPERLGAILQKRYVKEPVEARSA